Proteins encoded within one genomic window of Deltaproteobacteria bacterium:
- a CDS encoding tetratricopeptide repeat protein, translating into MENGSLNDVAGKTASNEHFAANLSAVIFLAIAVIITAATFSRNAVWKNEISLWNDITKKSQSKPRGFTNLGMVLARHGYIKESLTVLERAAAIHPDYPELYNNLGNAYSMNGRYPEAVNAYKKALEKTPNRPDTRFNLAHAYIKTGQKDSAIKELLEVVRLNPSDYEAAYMLRTLKDN; encoded by the coding sequence ATGGAGAACGGTTCCCTAAATGATGTGGCCGGCAAAACGGCGTCAAACGAACACTTTGCCGCAAACCTTAGTGCCGTAATATTCCTGGCAATAGCCGTAATCATTACCGCAGCCACGTTCTCCCGTAACGCTGTATGGAAAAACGAAATATCTCTCTGGAACGACATAACGAAAAAAAGCCAATCCAAGCCGCGCGGGTTTACTAACCTCGGCATGGTGCTTGCCAGGCACGGGTACATAAAGGAATCACTCACGGTTCTTGAGCGCGCCGCAGCCATACACCCCGATTACCCGGAGCTCTACAACAACCTCGGCAATGCCTACAGCATGAACGGCAGATACCCTGAGGCCGTGAACGCGTACAAGAAGGCACTCGAAAAAACGCCGAACAGGCCGGATACGCGCTTCAACCTCGCGCACGCGTACATAAAAACCGGACAAAAAGACAGCGCTATAAAGGAACTCTTAGAGGTCGTGCGCCTAAACCCCTCGGACTACGAAGCAGCGTACATGCTAAGGACGCTGAAAGACAATTAA
- a CDS encoding CoB--CoM heterodisulfide reductase iron-sulfur subunit B family protein, with translation MKIPYYPGCTLNTVAKGFDLSAKESSRALGFELEELRQWNCCGATFPLTPDNVMALTAPAKVLSLARKAGEKVTTLCSVCYNVLKRTNHALKGDKEKRSVVNGFIEEEYDASLNIVHYLEVLRDDVGFDKVKAAVKRPLKGIKAAAYYGCMLLRPAKEVGIDNHEAPVIIENLMKALGAEPIDFPNKIECCGAHLAMDRADVVEKLSGSVIESAVGMGAEMIVTSCPLCQYNLETAQAKSVGKTVPVVYFTQLLGLALGQDEKMLEFEKNKWDARPLLKEKGV, from the coding sequence ATGAAGATACCGTACTATCCAGGATGCACTTTGAATACAGTTGCCAAAGGCTTTGACCTTTCGGCAAAGGAGTCCTCGAGGGCCTTAGGCTTCGAGCTTGAGGAGCTTCGCCAGTGGAACTGCTGCGGCGCGACATTTCCTCTGACTCCAGATAATGTGATGGCGCTTACAGCCCCTGCAAAGGTGTTGTCCCTTGCTAGGAAGGCAGGAGAGAAGGTAACGACACTTTGCAGCGTTTGTTATAATGTTTTAAAGAGAACGAACCATGCGCTAAAGGGCGATAAGGAAAAGCGTTCGGTCGTAAATGGGTTCATAGAAGAAGAGTACGACGCAAGCCTGAATATCGTCCACTATCTTGAAGTGCTTAGGGACGACGTTGGTTTCGACAAGGTAAAGGCCGCTGTAAAGAGGCCGCTTAAGGGCATAAAGGCTGCTGCGTACTACGGCTGCATGCTCCTTAGGCCTGCCAAGGAAGTCGGCATAGATAACCACGAAGCACCGGTTATTATCGAAAATCTTATGAAGGCACTTGGCGCGGAGCCGATAGACTTCCCGAATAAGATAGAATGCTGCGGCGCGCACCTTGCCATGGACAGGGCAGATGTGGTGGAGAAGCTCTCCGGAAGTGTCATAGAATCGGCAGTTGGCATGGGAGCAGAGATGATAGTGACGAGCTGTCCGCTTTGCCAGTATAACCTCGAGACAGCGCAGGCAAAGTCGGTCGGGAAGACCGTGCCGGTAGTATACTTTACGCAGCTTCTGGGTCTCGCGCTCGGGCAGGATGAGAAGATGCTTGAGTTCGAAAAGAATAAGTGGGATGCGAGGCCGCTTCTTAAGGAGAAGGGTGTATAA
- a CDS encoding fumarate hydratase codes for MKTVKASDITARVRDLCISAATDLEPDVVSALDGALKKEESPLGKEVLEQIIENFNIARREKVPMCQDTGVSVFFVEMGKDVMVDGSLEDAINEGVRKGYTEGFLRKSVCDPLSRKNSGDNTPAVIHVRAVPGDKLKIKYAPKGAGSENMSALRMLKPAEGIEGIKAFVIDTIKNGGGNPCPPIVVGVGIGGNFEKAALLAKEALLRPLGNSNKKADIAVLEAELLQKINGLGIGPMGFGGTVTALAVHVETYPCHIASLPVAINIQCHADRHKETVL; via the coding sequence TTGAAGACCGTAAAAGCATCGGATATAACAGCCAGGGTAAGAGACCTTTGCATAAGCGCGGCAACGGACTTGGAGCCCGATGTCGTCTCTGCCCTCGACGGCGCGCTTAAAAAGGAAGAGTCGCCGCTTGGCAAGGAAGTCCTCGAGCAGATAATAGAGAACTTCAATATCGCGAGGCGCGAAAAAGTCCCGATGTGCCAGGACACAGGCGTTTCCGTGTTCTTTGTCGAGATGGGCAAGGACGTTATGGTGGACGGTTCTCTCGAGGATGCGATAAACGAGGGCGTTAGAAAGGGCTATACAGAAGGGTTTCTTAGAAAGTCCGTTTGCGACCCGCTCTCAAGAAAGAACTCCGGCGACAATACGCCCGCTGTCATACACGTAAGGGCGGTCCCGGGCGATAAATTGAAAATCAAGTACGCACCAAAGGGCGCAGGAAGCGAGAACATGAGCGCGCTTCGGATGCTAAAGCCCGCAGAAGGTATCGAGGGCATAAAGGCCTTTGTCATCGACACGATAAAGAACGGCGGCGGTAATCCCTGCCCTCCGATAGTCGTAGGTGTGGGCATAGGCGGGAACTTCGAGAAGGCCGCGCTCCTTGCAAAGGAGGCGTTACTGAGGCCGCTTGGCAATTCGAATAAGAAGGCCGACATAGCCGTGCTCGAGGCGGAGCTTCTTCAAAAGATAAACGGCTTAGGTATCGGGCCAATGGGCTTTGGCGGCACTGTTACGGCCCTTGCCGTGCATGTGGAGACCTACCCCTGCCACATAGCAAGCCTTCCGGTCGCGATAAACATACAGTGCCACGCAGACAGGCATAAGGAAACGGTGTTATAA
- a CDS encoding 4Fe-4S dicluster domain-containing protein produces the protein MKMKLSNEELHSGDIEHVERVSGEDSKKCYQCGNCSAGCPVSYAMDLPPSKMIRMLQLGKYEDVMKSTSMWVCVGCLQCYSRCPKSVSAASFFEGLRQIVLRKGTNHDEIGDMAASFIKKAPQQAIVCGFRKFVS, from the coding sequence ATGAAGATGAAATTATCCAACGAGGAGCTTCACTCCGGCGACATCGAGCATGTCGAGAGGGTAAGCGGCGAGGATAGTAAGAAGTGCTACCAGTGCGGTAACTGCTCGGCCGGGTGCCCGGTAAGCTATGCAATGGATCTGCCGCCAAGCAAGATGATACGTATGCTGCAGCTTGGTAAATACGAAGATGTCATGAAGTCGACCTCCATGTGGGTGTGTGTGGGATGCCTGCAGTGTTATTCGAGGTGCCCTAAGTCCGTAAGCGCTGCAAGCTTTTTCGAGGGACTTAGGCAGATAGTGCTTAGAAAAGGCACGAACCACGACGAGATCGGCGATATGGCCGCGTCTTTCATAAAGAAAGCGCCGCAGCAGGCAATCGTGTGCGGCTTTAGAAAGTTCGTAAGCTGA
- a CDS encoding glycosyltransferase family 39 protein: protein MRNNIDIERYVFRGVAFAVIAAVFYARLRYLNVPFERDEGEYAYGGWLLLQGILPYEQMYTVKLPGIHVIYALIMGVFGETVGGVRLGLLFVSAVSTALVFLLARRLRGEMAGLVAAAVFAVLSMGHMFLGFTANAEHFVLPFVLGGLILILIAAEKEKRLYFFLGGLLLGVGYIVKQHALFFILFAAACLLWRFYAARGDKAVMTKRFGDGVYCALGAVLPFVAVCLVYVAAGTFDKFWFWTFDYARSYVSMVPLSRGASMLAVIVKMAASFYPFVFLLFVIGLVAPLWDKSVRAIYPYAALFFLFSFFSVCPGLYFRSHYFLLLVPAVAILCAIGLAALEGVFSGAKKKMVSVFVAVLVFGQLFYSGWNYLFVWPPELLPSGIYQGQPYAEAVVFAEQIKKNTANDDTVAILGSEPQILFYSGRKSATSYVYMYPLTERHKYADAMQREVTEQIEGKKPGFLVLAWTRFGWYNGQDNGIRNIFDWSGDYIGKNYSMEGFVRLDNMHRYYWGDGVKGVPRDKNGIPDGEKWMALFKRKDAAWVKAPLVTTGKEAR, encoded by the coding sequence ATGCGTAACAATATTGATATCGAGCGCTACGTTTTCCGTGGTGTGGCGTTTGCGGTAATTGCGGCGGTGTTCTATGCCAGGCTGCGTTACTTAAACGTGCCCTTCGAGAGAGACGAGGGCGAGTATGCCTACGGCGGCTGGCTTCTTCTCCAGGGCATTCTGCCATATGAGCAGATGTATACGGTGAAGCTTCCGGGCATACATGTGATATATGCGCTTATCATGGGCGTGTTCGGAGAAACCGTTGGCGGCGTGCGGCTCGGGCTGCTTTTTGTTAGCGCCGTAAGCACGGCGCTTGTGTTTTTGCTTGCGCGCAGGCTCAGAGGCGAAATGGCCGGTCTTGTTGCGGCCGCCGTGTTTGCGGTTTTATCAATGGGCCATATGTTCCTTGGTTTTACGGCCAATGCCGAGCATTTTGTACTGCCTTTTGTGCTTGGCGGCCTTATACTGATACTTATTGCCGCCGAGAAGGAAAAGAGGCTGTACTTTTTTCTTGGCGGCCTTCTGCTTGGCGTCGGGTATATAGTAAAGCAGCATGCGTTGTTTTTTATACTGTTCGCCGCGGCATGTCTTTTGTGGAGGTTTTATGCCGCGCGCGGAGACAAAGCCGTAATGACAAAACGGTTTGGCGACGGCGTGTACTGCGCTCTCGGTGCCGTGCTTCCGTTTGTGGCCGTATGTCTTGTGTACGTGGCGGCCGGAACATTCGATAAGTTCTGGTTCTGGACATTCGATTACGCCAGAAGCTACGTCTCCATGGTGCCGCTGTCGCGAGGAGCGAGCATGCTGGCAGTGATAGTGAAGATGGCGGCCAGCTTTTATCCGTTTGTTTTTCTGTTGTTTGTGATAGGGTTGGTTGCCCCGTTATGGGACAAGAGCGTAAGGGCGATATATCCGTATGCCGCGTTGTTTTTTTTGTTCTCGTTTTTTTCGGTTTGCCCGGGTCTGTATTTCAGAAGCCATTATTTTTTGTTGCTGGTTCCGGCAGTTGCGATATTATGTGCAATCGGATTGGCTGCGCTGGAGGGAGTATTCTCCGGGGCTAAAAAAAAAATGGTTTCCGTGTTCGTGGCAGTGCTTGTCTTCGGGCAGTTGTTCTACAGCGGCTGGAATTATCTGTTTGTATGGCCTCCTGAGTTGTTGCCATCCGGCATCTATCAGGGGCAGCCTTATGCCGAGGCCGTTGTTTTTGCGGAGCAGATAAAGAAAAATACTGCTAACGACGATACCGTGGCGATACTGGGCTCGGAGCCGCAGATACTTTTTTATTCCGGCAGAAAGAGCGCCACAAGCTATGTATATATGTATCCGCTCACGGAGAGGCATAAATATGCCGACGCCATGCAGCGCGAGGTTACGGAGCAGATAGAGGGAAAAAAGCCAGGGTTCCTGGTTTTGGCGTGGACCAGGTTCGGTTGGTATAACGGGCAGGATAACGGCATTAGGAACATATTCGACTGGTCTGGCGATTATATAGGAAAGAATTATTCGATGGAAGGTTTTGTAAGATTGGACAACATGCACAGATATTATTGGGGAGACGGGGTAAAGGGCGTGCCAAGGGATAAGAACGGCATCCCTGATGGAGAAAAATGGATGGCGCTATTCAAGCGTAAGGATGCGGCCTGGGTAAAGGCGCCGCTTGTAACCACAGGTAAGGAAGCGAGGTAG
- a CDS encoding Fe-S-containing hydro-lyase, translated as MSEMKKITTPLSDADVEKLKAGDKVLISGVIYTARDAAHKRLIELLDKGEKLPFDLKGQLIYYVGPTPEKPGEVIGAAGPTTSGRMDAYTPRLLELGLKGTIGKGQRNDAVLEAMKKHKAVYFAAVGGAAALIRKSIKKAEIIAYEDLGAEAIRKLTVEDFPAIVVNDCSGGDLFKAGIEKYRRAS; from the coding sequence ATGTCGGAAATGAAGAAAATAACAACGCCGCTCTCCGATGCGGACGTTGAAAAGCTTAAGGCCGGGGATAAGGTCCTTATAAGTGGCGTCATATATACGGCCAGGGATGCGGCGCATAAGCGCCTTATCGAGCTTCTCGATAAGGGCGAAAAATTGCCATTTGACTTGAAGGGCCAGCTCATATATTATGTCGGCCCCACGCCGGAAAAGCCCGGAGAGGTTATCGGGGCTGCAGGGCCTACGACTAGCGGCAGGATGGACGCGTACACGCCGCGGCTACTTGAACTCGGGCTAAAGGGCACCATAGGAAAAGGCCAGAGAAACGACGCGGTGCTGGAGGCCATGAAAAAGCACAAGGCCGTGTACTTTGCGGCGGTCGGAGGCGCAGCCGCACTTATAAGAAAGAGCATAAAGAAGGCCGAGATAATAGCGTATGAAGACCTTGGCGCAGAGGCAATACGAAAGCTTACGGTCGAGGACTTTCCGGCAATAGTCGTAAATGATTGCAGTGGCGGCGACCTTTTTAAGGCAGGTATAGAGAAGTACAGGAGAGCGTCATGA
- the mdh gene encoding malate dehydrogenase, with the protein MARKKITVVGSGNVGANTALWIAQKELGDVVLVDILDGMPQGKSLDMMQASTVEKFDSNISGSNDYSDTAGSDVVVITAGLARKPGMSRSDLIVKNTEILKSIVGEIAKHSPNAILIIVTNPLDVMVHVAWKESGFPPERVIGMAGALDSARLRAFLAMELNASVEDVHAMVIGGHADEMVPLKRYSTVSGIPVTQFISNARMDDIMQRTKTAGGEIVALLKTGSAYYAPSAAAAEMVEAIIKDKKRIMPCAAYCKGKYKLDGVFVGVPVRLGSKGVEEIIQIELDKEERAAFDHSVGAIKALIAELKL; encoded by the coding sequence ATGGCGCGTAAGAAAATTACGGTCGTTGGCTCCGGCAATGTCGGCGCAAATACCGCGCTCTGGATAGCGCAAAAGGAGCTTGGCGACGTCGTGCTTGTCGATATCCTGGACGGCATGCCGCAGGGCAAGTCCCTTGACATGATGCAGGCCTCCACTGTCGAGAAGTTCGATTCGAACATTTCCGGCTCAAACGATTACTCCGATACAGCAGGAAGCGACGTCGTTGTCATCACTGCGGGGCTTGCGAGAAAGCCCGGCATGAGCAGAAGCGACCTTATCGTAAAGAACACCGAGATACTAAAATCCATTGTCGGCGAGATCGCAAAACACTCCCCGAACGCAATCCTTATAATAGTAACCAATCCTCTCGACGTCATGGTGCATGTGGCGTGGAAGGAGAGCGGATTCCCGCCAGAGCGCGTTATCGGCATGGCAGGGGCGCTCGATAGCGCAAGGCTTCGGGCATTCCTTGCAATGGAGCTTAACGCCTCGGTCGAGGACGTGCACGCCATGGTGATTGGCGGACACGCAGACGAGATGGTGCCGCTTAAGAGGTATTCGACGGTTTCCGGCATTCCCGTTACCCAGTTCATAAGCAACGCGCGCATGGACGATATCATGCAGCGCACAAAGACCGCGGGAGGCGAGATAGTTGCGCTTCTTAAGACAGGCAGCGCGTACTACGCCCCGTCAGCCGCAGCAGCCGAGATGGTCGAGGCCATCATTAAGGACAAGAAGAGGATAATGCCCTGCGCCGCGTACTGTAAGGGCAAGTATAAGCTCGACGGCGTGTTCGTGGGCGTGCCCGTAAGACTCGGCTCCAAGGGGGTCGAGGAAATCATACAGATAGAGCTCGATAAGGAAGAAAGAGCGGCCTTCGACCATTCGGTCGGCGCAATCAAGGCCCTCATAGCGGAACTTAAACTTTGA